Proteins from a single region of Flavobacterium sp. K5-23:
- a CDS encoding DUF4296 domain-containing protein, translated as MKKILSLLTILAVFISCKEEGIIKPERLIEKEMMEEVIYDLTILDAIKYQNPASLETNNINPSKYIYKKYKIDSLQFAQNNVYYASNYGEYKIMFEKITKRIENEKAVTDSLVKIEEKKNAVLLKKKNADLKLKDSLTLKKLIPEKIKQRRERLKKE; from the coding sequence ATGAAAAAAATACTATCACTTTTAACGATTTTGGCAGTGTTTATAAGCTGTAAAGAGGAAGGAATCATAAAGCCAGAACGTCTTATTGAAAAAGAGATGATGGAAGAAGTTATTTATGATTTGACTATTTTGGACGCGATAAAATATCAAAACCCTGCTTCTTTAGAGACCAATAATATAAACCCTTCAAAATATATTTATAAAAAGTACAAGATAGATAGTCTTCAATTTGCTCAAAATAATGTTTATTATGCTTCAAATTATGGAGAATATAAGATTATGTTTGAAAAAATCACGAAGCGAATTGAGAATGAAAAAGCTGTGACGGATTCATTGGTCAAGATTGAGGAAAAGAAGAATGCAGTATTGTTGAAAAAGAAAAATGCTGATTTGAAACTAAAAGATTCTTTAACATTAAAAAAGCTGATTCCTGAAAAAATAAAACAAAGAAGGGAACGTTTAAAAAAAGAATAA
- a CDS encoding DUF4271 domain-containing protein, whose amino-acid sequence MTEYVLDPRITENKDWATLLFVLSFAIIAITKSAFESRFRDFVNLLFSDKYNKVYRDSSQIKSGFTISLFFVQIISLAFFIQLTLNLFGYASKTDWILYIQLSTFLIFFIFAKYLIEKIIATAFNIEEFMEQFNLRKVTYRTYIGLFILPINIILFYYDSIPKIIPISIVAIVLISNIITYVASIKNHQNLIFGKLFYFILYLCTLEIAPYFFMYYWFTKGSA is encoded by the coding sequence ATGACTGAATACGTACTTGATCCAAGAATCACCGAAAACAAAGACTGGGCTACACTTTTATTTGTGTTGTCATTCGCTATTATTGCCATCACTAAATCCGCTTTTGAAAGTCGGTTTAGAGATTTTGTAAACCTTCTTTTCTCAGATAAATACAATAAAGTTTACAGAGACAGCAGCCAAATCAAAAGTGGATTTACCATCTCATTATTTTTTGTACAGATTATTTCACTGGCTTTTTTCATTCAGCTTACACTGAATCTCTTTGGTTATGCCTCAAAAACAGATTGGATACTTTACATCCAACTCTCCACCTTTCTTATCTTCTTTATTTTTGCAAAATATCTAATTGAAAAAATTATTGCTACAGCCTTTAATATTGAGGAATTCATGGAGCAATTCAATCTTCGAAAGGTTACTTATCGAACGTATATCGGATTATTCATACTCCCAATCAACATTATACTGTTCTATTACGATAGTATTCCCAAAATAATTCCAATCAGCATCGTAGCTATAGTACTGATTTCAAACATAATAACCTATGTCGCTTCAATTAAAAACCATCAAAATCTAATATTCGGCAAGTTGTTTTATTTTATTTTATATCTTTGCACTTTGGAAATAGCCCCCTATTTTTTTATGTATTATTGGTTTACAAAAGGTAGCGCTTAG
- a CDS encoding polyprenol monophosphomannose synthase produces the protein MNDCIVIIPTYNEIENIESIIRSVLSQHKPFHILIIDDNSPDHTADKVIKLQEEFSGQLFLEQRKEKAGLGTAYVHGFKWALAKKYEYIFEMDADFSHNPNDLEKLYNACHFGNADLAIGSRYVTGVNVVNWPLSRVLMSYFASVYVRIITGMKIHDATAGFVCFKRKVLEEMNLDKIKFVGYAFQIEMKYRTYCKKFNITEVPIIFTDRTKGVSKMSNSIIVEAVWGVIALRLKKLINTL, from the coding sequence ATGAACGACTGTATTGTTATAATTCCTACCTATAACGAAATTGAAAACATCGAGAGCATTATTAGGTCGGTGCTTTCTCAGCATAAACCTTTTCATATTCTTATAATTGATGATAATTCTCCAGATCATACTGCAGATAAAGTCATTAAACTACAAGAAGAATTTAGTGGCCAGTTATTTTTGGAACAAAGAAAGGAAAAAGCCGGATTAGGAACTGCTTATGTGCATGGTTTTAAATGGGCTTTGGCTAAAAAATACGAATATATTTTCGAAATGGACGCCGATTTTTCCCATAATCCAAATGATCTGGAAAAGTTATATAATGCTTGTCATTTTGGAAATGCTGATTTAGCAATTGGTTCTCGTTATGTTACGGGTGTAAATGTGGTGAATTGGCCGTTGAGCCGAGTTTTGATGTCTTATTTTGCCTCTGTTTATGTACGCATTATAACGGGAATGAAAATTCATGATGCCACAGCGGGTTTTGTTTGTTTCAAAAGGAAAGTACTCGAGGAGATGAATTTGGATAAAATAAAATTTGTGGGTTATGCTTTTCAAATTGAAATGAAATACAGAACTTACTGTAAAAAATTCAATATTACCGAAGTTCCTATAATTTTTACCGATAGAACAAAAGGGGTCTCTAAGATGAGTAATTCTATTATAGTGGAGGCCGTATGGGGAGTTATAGCTCTTAGATTAAAAAAATTAATAAATACTTTATAA
- a CDS encoding dihydroorotase translates to MNCVLIKNAKIVNEGVIFEGDVLIENDLIVEIAESISAKSSQCKIIDAEGNYLMPGAIDDQVHFREPGLTHKGDIESESRAAVAGGITSFIEQPNTVPNAVTQEILEEKYQLAAQKSYANYSFMMGATNDNLEEVLKTNPKNVAGIKIFLGSSTGNMLVDNEATLEKIFSSTPLLIAVHCEDETTIKNNTEKYIAEYGEDVPVTAHHLIRSEEACYISSSKAVALAKKTGARLHVFHLSTAKEMDLFTNKIPLEDKKITAEVCVHHLWFTNDDYATKGNLIKWNPAVKTAKDRDALWEALLDDRIDVIATDHAPHTLEEKKQPYLKAPSGGPLVQHAVVAMFEGYHKGKISIEKIVEKMCHNPAKIFKIEKRGFIRVGYYADLVIVNSGLPWSVKKENILAKCGWSPFEGFTFKSRITHTLVNGQLVYSAFKVKEIRAGKRLLFDR, encoded by the coding sequence ATGAATTGTGTTTTAATTAAGAATGCCAAAATAGTAAATGAAGGGGTGATTTTTGAGGGCGATGTTTTAATTGAGAACGACTTAATTGTTGAAATAGCAGAAAGCATAAGTGCCAAGTCTTCTCAATGTAAGATTATTGATGCTGAAGGGAATTATTTGATGCCAGGTGCCATCGATGATCAGGTGCATTTCAGAGAGCCAGGACTTACACATAAGGGAGATATTGAGTCGGAATCCAGAGCAGCAGTAGCTGGTGGGATTACTTCTTTTATCGAGCAACCGAATACGGTTCCTAATGCGGTTACCCAAGAAATATTAGAAGAAAAATACCAACTGGCGGCACAAAAATCTTATGCGAATTATTCGTTTATGATGGGAGCAACCAATGATAATTTAGAAGAAGTTCTAAAAACAAATCCTAAAAATGTTGCCGGAATAAAAATATTTTTAGGATCTTCAACAGGAAATATGTTAGTTGATAATGAGGCTACGTTAGAGAAAATATTTTCCAGTACTCCGTTGTTAATCGCTGTTCATTGTGAAGATGAAACGACAATTAAAAACAACACCGAAAAATATATTGCTGAATATGGTGAGGATGTACCTGTAACGGCACATCACCTTATTCGTTCAGAAGAAGCTTGTTATATATCGTCTTCTAAAGCAGTAGCGCTTGCTAAGAAAACAGGTGCTCGCTTGCACGTTTTTCATCTTTCCACTGCCAAAGAAATGGATTTGTTTACCAATAAAATCCCATTGGAAGACAAGAAAATCACTGCCGAAGTTTGTGTGCATCATCTTTGGTTTACAAATGATGATTATGCCACTAAAGGGAATCTAATAAAATGGAACCCTGCGGTTAAAACGGCTAAAGACCGTGATGCGCTTTGGGAAGCTTTACTTGATGATAGAATTGATGTTATCGCTACTGATCACGCGCCTCATACTTTAGAAGAAAAGAAACAGCCGTATCTAAAAGCGCCTTCTGGAGGGCCATTAGTACAACATGCCGTAGTGGCTATGTTTGAAGGGTATCACAAGGGTAAAATAAGCATTGAGAAAATTGTGGAGAAAATGTGTCATAACCCAGCCAAAATTTTCAAAATTGAAAAAAGAGGTTTTATCAGAGTGGGTTATTATGCCGATTTAGTTATTGTGAATTCAGGTTTGCCATGGAGCGTTAAGAAAGAAAATATTCTTGCTAAATGTGGATGGTCGCCTTTTGAAGGGTTTACATTCAAATCAAGAATTACGCATACTCTTGTAAACGGACAATTAGTTTATTCCGCTTTTAAAGTAAAAGAAATACGCGCAGGAAAACGTTTGTTATTTGACCGATAA
- a CDS encoding NAD-dependent epimerase/dehydratase family protein: MVLVTGGTGLVGAHLLLHLIENGENVRAIYRKTESIDKTKSLFDLYKKSSLFEAIQWMQADITDTPSLENVFRDVDFVYHCAALISFDPKEEDLVRKTNIEGTANMVNFCLAKGIQKLCYLSSIAALGDLAPHEKIITEETEWNPEKPHSDYAISKYGAEMEIWRGQQEGLDVVVLNPGIIIGPGFREQGSGKLFSKVASGMSYYTLGKTGFVAVTDVVQIAFQLMKSEMQNERFTLIAQNIVFREVINSIADSLKVKKPSVHAKPFLIEIGWRIDWLLAVVFNRNRELTRATAKASYSVQEYSNEKIKTAIKKDFIDVHQYINEISRL; encoded by the coding sequence ATGGTATTAGTCACAGGAGGAACAGGTTTAGTAGGCGCTCATTTATTACTTCATTTGATTGAAAATGGGGAAAACGTACGTGCCATTTATCGAAAAACAGAAAGCATTGATAAAACGAAATCCTTATTCGATTTATACAAAAAATCAAGTTTGTTTGAGGCTATTCAATGGATGCAAGCGGATATCACGGACACCCCTTCTTTAGAAAATGTTTTTAGAGATGTTGACTTTGTCTATCATTGTGCCGCCTTAATTTCTTTTGATCCTAAAGAAGAAGATTTAGTTAGGAAAACTAATATCGAAGGAACGGCAAATATGGTGAATTTTTGTCTTGCCAAGGGAATCCAAAAACTATGTTATTTGAGTTCTATAGCTGCCCTTGGGGATTTGGCTCCCCACGAAAAAATAATCACTGAGGAAACCGAATGGAATCCCGAAAAACCACATAGCGATTATGCCATTTCTAAATATGGCGCCGAAATGGAAATATGGCGTGGTCAGCAAGAAGGTTTGGATGTTGTGGTTTTAAACCCGGGAATTATCATTGGCCCTGGTTTTAGAGAACAGGGAAGTGGAAAGCTTTTCTCGAAAGTAGCTAGCGGCATGTCTTATTATACTTTAGGCAAAACTGGATTTGTGGCTGTTACGGATGTCGTTCAAATCGCTTTCCAATTAATGAAAAGTGAAATGCAAAACGAGCGTTTTACCCTCATTGCACAAAATATTGTATTCAGAGAAGTGATCAATAGCATTGCTGACTCCTTAAAGGTCAAGAAACCCAGTGTTCATGCAAAACCGTTTCTCATTGAAATAGGATGGAGAATAGATTGGCTATTGGCAGTTGTTTTTAATCGAAATAGAGAGTTGACTCGCGCCACTGCAAAAGCATCTTATAGTGTTCAAGAATATTCTAATGAAAAAATCAAGACCGCAATAAAAAAAGATTTCATTGATGTACATCAGTACATTAATGAAATCTCTCGTTTATAA
- a CDS encoding leucine--tRNA ligase: MKYNPIEIEAKWQKYWAENQTFAASNTSEKPKHYVLDMFPYPSGAGLHVGHPLGYIASDVYSRYKRHQGYNVLHPMGYDSFGLPAEQYAIQTGQRPEDTTRVNIDGGFDKEGNQIAGYRKQLDKIGFSFDWSREVRTSNPDYYKHTQWIFIQLFNSWYNKDNDKAEDISTLIALFEKEGNSTVNAVCDDAIESFSANEWSAFAKDTQEKILLQYRLTYLAETEVNWCPGLGTVLANDEIVNGVSERGGFTVVRKKMTQWSMRISAYAERLLQGLNDIDWSESIKESQRNWIGKSVGAMVSFRLKEHEANIEVFTTRPDTIFGVTFMTLAPEHPLVQEITTPEYLDKINDYILASSKRSERERMADVKTISGVFTGAYAEHPFTKEPVPVWIGDYVLAGYGTGAVMAVPCGDERDYAFANFFKGQSGMQEIKNIFANVDISEAAYGSKDNVIIANSDFLNGLTYKESTKKAIEELEKLNQGYGKINYRLRDAVFSRQRYWGEPFPVYYVNGLPQMIDAKHLPIVLPEVEKYLPTEDGLPPLGNATVWAWDTANNKVVETNLVGNNTVFPLELNTMPGWAGSSWYWMRYMDAGNDNEFASKEALAYWESVDLYIGGSEHATGHLLYSRFWNKFLKDKGFAPTEEPFKKLINQGMILGTSAFVHRIHTLNKVPIFISSEKAMLGQVITGKELSKLGLINFDNEELEENLEYKIQDLHVDVALINASNELDIEKFKNHPLYRDYKDAIFITDTNGKYLVSREVEKMSKSKYNVVTPDDICNEYGADTLRLYEMFLGPLEQAKPWNTAGISGVFGFLKKLCRLYFDEHNMIVNDEVPTKDNLKTLHKTIKKVADDIENFSFNTSVSQFMICVNELSTQGCHSRAILEPLAIVISPYAPHIAEELWSLLGNTGSIATVTFPVFEPKHLVESSKEYPVSFNGKMRFTIELPLDLTKDQIEEIIMKDERTIKQLDGKTPNKVIIVPGKIINLVG, encoded by the coding sequence ATGAAGTACAATCCGATTGAAATAGAAGCCAAATGGCAAAAATACTGGGCAGAAAATCAAACATTTGCTGCGTCTAATACTTCCGAAAAACCAAAACATTACGTTTTGGATATGTTTCCTTATCCTTCTGGAGCAGGACTGCACGTAGGACACCCTCTAGGTTACATTGCTTCGGATGTGTATTCTAGATATAAAAGACATCAAGGTTATAACGTGTTGCACCCAATGGGGTATGACAGTTTTGGATTACCGGCTGAACAATATGCCATTCAAACAGGGCAACGTCCTGAGGATACTACTCGTGTAAACATTGATGGTGGATTTGACAAAGAGGGAAACCAAATAGCAGGATACAGAAAGCAATTAGATAAAATAGGTTTTTCATTTGACTGGAGTCGTGAAGTGCGAACTTCAAATCCGGATTACTACAAACATACACAATGGATTTTTATCCAGTTATTCAATTCTTGGTACAATAAAGATAACGACAAAGCCGAAGATATTTCGACCTTGATTGCTTTATTCGAAAAAGAAGGAAATTCAACTGTCAATGCAGTTTGCGATGATGCTATTGAAAGCTTTTCAGCAAATGAATGGAGCGCTTTCGCAAAAGATACCCAAGAGAAGATTTTGTTGCAATACAGATTAACGTATTTAGCAGAGACCGAAGTAAACTGGTGTCCTGGATTAGGAACTGTTTTGGCTAATGACGAAATCGTAAATGGAGTTTCGGAACGTGGAGGTTTCACTGTAGTTCGAAAAAAAATGACCCAATGGAGTATGCGTATTTCTGCTTATGCAGAGCGTTTGTTGCAAGGATTAAACGATATCGATTGGAGCGAAAGCATCAAAGAAAGTCAGCGTAACTGGATTGGAAAATCAGTTGGGGCGATGGTTTCTTTTAGATTAAAAGAACACGAAGCTAATATCGAAGTTTTTACGACAAGACCTGACACAATCTTTGGAGTTACGTTTATGACTTTGGCGCCAGAGCACCCTTTGGTTCAAGAAATCACTACGCCAGAATATTTAGATAAAATAAACGATTATATACTAGCATCATCTAAGCGTTCCGAAAGAGAACGTATGGCTGATGTTAAAACCATTTCAGGGGTTTTTACAGGAGCTTATGCTGAACATCCTTTTACCAAAGAACCAGTTCCAGTTTGGATTGGGGATTATGTTTTGGCAGGATACGGAACAGGTGCCGTAATGGCGGTTCCTTGTGGCGACGAAAGAGATTATGCTTTTGCTAATTTCTTTAAAGGACAAAGCGGAATGCAGGAAATAAAAAACATTTTTGCTAATGTGGATATTTCTGAAGCGGCTTACGGTTCGAAAGATAATGTGATTATTGCCAATTCTGATTTCTTAAACGGATTGACATATAAAGAATCGACCAAGAAAGCAATCGAAGAACTGGAAAAATTAAACCAAGGTTACGGAAAAATCAATTACCGCTTGCGTGATGCGGTTTTCTCCCGTCAACGCTATTGGGGAGAACCTTTTCCGGTATATTATGTAAATGGCTTGCCGCAAATGATTGATGCAAAACATTTACCTATTGTATTGCCAGAGGTAGAGAAATATTTACCAACAGAAGACGGTTTGCCTCCTTTAGGAAACGCAACTGTGTGGGCTTGGGATACCGCTAATAATAAAGTGGTTGAAACAAATTTAGTGGGCAACAACACCGTTTTTCCTTTAGAATTAAACACGATGCCAGGTTGGGCAGGAAGTTCATGGTACTGGATGCGTTATATGGATGCAGGAAATGACAACGAATTTGCAAGCAAAGAAGCATTGGCTTATTGGGAAAGCGTAGATTTATATATTGGCGGAAGCGAGCACGCAACCGGTCACTTGTTGTATTCTCGTTTTTGGAATAAATTCCTTAAAGACAAAGGATTTGCTCCAACGGAAGAACCATTCAAAAAACTGATCAATCAGGGGATGATTTTGGGAACAAGTGCTTTTGTACATAGAATTCATACCTTAAATAAAGTACCAATTTTTATTTCGTCTGAAAAGGCAATGCTTGGACAGGTTATTACAGGAAAAGAATTGAGTAAATTGGGTTTAATTAATTTCGATAATGAGGAACTTGAAGAAAATTTAGAATATAAAATCCAAGATTTACATGTTGATGTTGCTTTAATTAATGCATCAAATGAATTAGACATTGAGAAGTTTAAAAATCATCCCCTTTATCGTGATTATAAAGATGCCATTTTTATAACTGATACTAATGGAAAATATTTGGTTTCTCGCGAAGTTGAAAAAATGTCTAAATCGAAATACAATGTGGTAACGCCAGACGACATTTGTAACGAATATGGCGCGGATACTTTACGTTTGTACGAAATGTTCTTAGGACCATTGGAACAAGCAAAACCTTGGAATACTGCAGGTATTTCGGGAGTTTTTGGTTTCTTAAAAAAACTGTGTCGTTTGTATTTTGATGAACACAATATGATTGTCAATGATGAAGTGCCTACGAAAGACAACTTAAAAACATTACATAAAACCATTAAGAAAGTGGCAGATGATATTGAGAATTTCTCATTCAATACCTCGGTTTCCCAGTTTATGATTTGTGTGAATGAATTGTCGACTCAAGGTTGTCATTCTCGTGCTATTCTAGAGCCATTGGCAATTGTGATTTCGCCTTACGCACCTCATATTGCTGAAGAATTATGGTCGTTATTGGGAAATACAGGTTCAATTGCGACTGTGACATTTCCTGTATTCGAACCAAAACATTTGGTAGAAAGCAGCAAAGAATATCCTGTTTCTTTCAACGGAAAAATGCGTTTCACAATCGAATTGCCTTTGGATTTAACCAAAGACCAAATCGAGGAAATCATCATGAAAGACGAAAGAACAATAAAACAATTAGATGGTAAAACGCCAAATAAAGTGATTATTGTTCCTGGAAAAATTATCAACTTGGTGGGGTAG
- a CDS encoding DUF3098 domain-containing protein, translated as MKNNEHKQEFLFEKINYKILLIGIAVITLGFILMSGGGSDDPNVFNEAVFSFRRIRLAPTTVLIGFGITVYAILKNPKKA; from the coding sequence ATGAAAAACAACGAACACAAACAAGAATTTCTTTTTGAAAAGATCAACTATAAAATCTTGCTTATAGGTATTGCCGTAATTACTCTTGGATTCATATTGATGTCTGGTGGAGGAAGTGATGATCCAAATGTATTTAACGAAGCCGTGTTTAGTTTTAGAAGAATTCGTCTGGCTCCCACTACGGTTTTAATTGGTTTTGGAATCACGGTTTATGCTATTTTAAAAAATCCAAAAAAGGCATAA
- a CDS encoding Lrp/AsnC family transcriptional regulator: MKINSLQIEIDGIDKEILRFLMEDARKPILQIANKIGISGAAIHQRLRKLEQSGVISGSKFVVNQKVLGYNTMAFVGIYLDKAARNPEAVRDLRKIPEVLECHYTTGNWSILIKIICRDNEHLMQLLNTKIQAIEGVSRTETFISLDQQIDRQIQL; encoded by the coding sequence ATGAAAATTAATTCCCTGCAAATAGAAATAGACGGTATCGATAAAGAAATTTTAAGATTTCTAATGGAAGATGCCAGAAAACCCATACTTCAAATTGCCAATAAAATTGGAATTTCAGGAGCCGCTATCCACCAGCGATTGCGCAAGCTGGAACAATCTGGAGTGATATCGGGATCTAAATTTGTGGTGAACCAAAAAGTACTAGGATACAACACTATGGCCTTTGTTGGGATTTACCTTGACAAAGCAGCCCGAAATCCAGAAGCCGTAAGAGATTTAAGAAAAATCCCCGAAGTATTGGAATGTCATTACACCACCGGAAATTGGTCCATATTGATAAAAATTATCTGTAGAGACAATGAACATTTAATGCAATTACTCAACACTAAAATCCAGGCAATCGAGGGCGTTTCCAGAACAGAAACCTTTATTTCTCTAGACCAACAAATTGACAGACAGATACAGTTGTAA
- a CDS encoding ABC transporter permease, which produces MSSSFDKFQKRRLISSYFSVVLSIFLVLFLLGVLGLFIINSKKLADDFKEKIAMTVFFKKEANDSIMKAFGAELKKATYARSNVYVTKEAAAKQHTDIIGEDFMTFLGENPLQNSYDIHLKADYVEKDSIAKIEANLRKNVMISDIVYDKQLVNLVNDNIKKVSLWILIISGFLTFIAVLLINSSLRLSIHSNRFIIKTMQMVGATKSFIRKPFVMRSIKLGMLGAILAILALIGVLIYVETNFPDLGILENKILIVLVLLAVLGIGILITWISTYFATQKFLNLRTDDLY; this is translated from the coding sequence ATGAGTTCTTCATTTGATAAATTTCAAAAACGCAGGTTAATTTCCTCTTATTTTTCAGTAGTACTAAGCATTTTCTTAGTTTTATTTCTATTGGGGGTATTAGGGTTGTTCATTATAAATTCGAAAAAACTAGCTGACGATTTCAAAGAAAAAATTGCCATGACGGTATTTTTCAAGAAAGAAGCAAATGATAGTATCATGAAAGCTTTTGGAGCAGAATTAAAAAAAGCTACTTATGCAAGATCTAATGTATATGTTACCAAAGAAGCAGCTGCAAAACAGCACACTGACATAATAGGTGAAGATTTCATGACTTTTCTAGGTGAAAATCCTTTGCAAAACTCTTATGACATCCATTTAAAAGCGGATTATGTAGAGAAAGACAGCATCGCTAAAATCGAGGCTAATTTGCGTAAAAACGTAATGATTTCAGACATTGTTTACGACAAACAATTGGTGAATTTAGTAAATGACAATATCAAAAAAGTAAGTTTGTGGATTTTAATAATCAGCGGATTCCTTACTTTTATTGCTGTTTTATTAATAAACAGTTCTCTTCGACTTTCGATACACTCTAATCGTTTTATTATAAAAACCATGCAAATGGTAGGCGCAACAAAATCGTTTATTAGAAAACCATTTGTGATGCGTAGTATAAAACTAGGGATGCTTGGAGCAATTCTTGCAATCCTTGCGTTGATTGGAGTTTTAATTTATGTTGAAACAAACTTTCCAGATCTTGGAATCTTGGAAAACAAAATACTTATTGTTTTAGTATTACTTGCAGTTTTAGGAATCGGGATTCTGATTACTTGGATAAGCACTTATTTTGCAACTCAAAAATTCTTGAATTTAAGAACAGACGATCTTTACTAG
- a CDS encoding uroporphyrinogen-III synthase, which produces MKVKTILVSQPEPKVENSPYFELQQKHKVKIDFRPFIHIEGVNAKEIRLQKIDLNHYTAIILTSRNAVDHFFRVAEEMRFKVPEGLKYFCQSEAVAFYLQKYVVYRKRKIYVGPKDFADLSPLIKKYKDEKFLLPASDQLNADAPITLNNLKVDWTQAVFYKTVMSDLSDLADVYYDVLAFFSPTGIKSLFKNFPDFEQNNTRIAVFGSSTQKEALDHGLRVDILAPTPNTPSMTMALEKYIVEANKGAK; this is translated from the coding sequence ATGAAAGTGAAAACAATTTTGGTGTCACAACCCGAGCCTAAAGTGGAAAATTCTCCATACTTTGAGCTCCAACAAAAGCATAAAGTAAAAATTGATTTCAGACCTTTTATTCACATAGAAGGAGTTAATGCTAAAGAGATTCGACTACAAAAAATCGATCTTAATCATTATACTGCAATTATTTTAACCAGTAGAAATGCTGTAGATCATTTTTTCAGAGTAGCTGAGGAAATGCGTTTCAAAGTACCAGAAGGATTAAAATATTTCTGCCAATCTGAAGCTGTTGCATTCTACCTGCAAAAATACGTTGTCTATAGAAAACGTAAAATTTACGTAGGACCTAAAGACTTCGCAGACCTGTCTCCATTGATTAAAAAGTACAAAGACGAAAAATTTCTTTTACCCGCTTCAGATCAATTAAATGCTGATGCTCCAATCACTCTTAATAACTTAAAAGTAGACTGGACTCAAGCTGTTTTTTACAAGACTGTAATGAGTGATCTTTCGGATTTAGCTGATGTTTATTATGATGTTTTGGCTTTCTTTAGCCCTACAGGAATAAAATCATTGTTTAAAAACTTTCCAGACTTTGAACAAAACAATACTAGAATAGCGGTTTTCGGTAGCTCAACTCAAAAAGAAGCATTAGACCACGGTTTAAGAGTAGATATTCTTGCACCAACACCTAATACTCCTTCAATGACAATGGCACTAGAAAAATACATTGTAGAAGCAAACAAAGGAGCTAAATAA
- a CDS encoding zinc metallopeptidase, which yields MGMSYLILAGAIMLASWLVSSRLKSKFEQYSKLHLQNGMSGAEIAEKMLADNGIRDVRVISVSGQLTDHYNPVNKTVNLSEAVYNQRNAAAAAVAAHECGHAVQHAVGYEWLTMRSKLVPVVNVASTYMQWILLAGIFMMKSFPQLLLIGIVIFAATTLFSIVTLPVEYDASNRALAWLESKRMLTQQEQAGAKDALKWAARTYVVAALGSIATLLYYISIYMGGSRRD from the coding sequence ATGGGAATGAGTTATTTAATATTAGCCGGAGCCATTATGCTCGCGAGTTGGTTGGTAAGTTCAAGGCTGAAAAGTAAGTTTGAGCAGTATTCTAAATTGCACTTGCAAAACGGAATGTCAGGCGCTGAAATTGCGGAAAAAATGCTTGCTGATAACGGAATTCGGGATGTTCGTGTGATTTCGGTATCGGGTCAGTTGACGGATCATTATAATCCAGTAAATAAAACGGTAAATCTTAGTGAAGCCGTTTACAACCAGCGCAATGCTGCGGCTGCTGCAGTTGCTGCACACGAGTGTGGTCACGCGGTACAACACGCTGTAGGGTATGAGTGGTTGACAATGCGTTCTAAATTAGTTCCTGTTGTAAATGTCGCGTCCACTTATATGCAATGGATTCTACTTGCGGGGATTTTTATGATGAAAAGTTTTCCACAGTTATTGTTGATAGGGATTGTAATTTTTGCTGCAACAACCTTGTTTTCGATAGTAACTTTGCCGGTAGAGTATGATGCCAGTAACCGTGCCTTAGCTTGGTTAGAGAGTAAAAGAATGCTGACGCAGCAAGAACAAGCTGGAGCAAAAGACGCCTTGAAATGGGCTGCTAGAACTTATGTTGTAGCCGCGCTTGGGTCTATTGCTACTTTACTATATTATATTTCGATATATATGGGTGGAAGCCGAAGAGATTAG